GGATGCCGCTCGACAACCCATTGCCGACGCCGAGCACCGCCGCGAACATGCCGAACCACAGCACGGCCGCATCGAGATCATGGGTGAACGACAGGGCGAGGAATCCCGCGCCCATCAGCACCATCGCGGGCATCGCCGCCCACAGCCTGCCGAAGCGGTCCATCACCTGGCCGCTCGCGTAGAACAGGGCGAAGTCGATCGCACCCGAGATGCCGACGACGAGGGCGATCGTGGAGGCATCCAGGCCCAGCGACAGGCCCCACAGCGGAAGCACGACCTGACGCGCGGACCGGACGGCCGACAGCGATGCTGCCGCGAGCCCGAGGCGGCCGAGCACACTGCGCTGCTGCCACATCGTGCGGAAGATGCCGGTGCGCTCGACCGTCGGGATCGACCCGGTCACGACCTCACCCGAGTCGTCGGAGAGAGAGGCAGTGCGCACCGCGGTGGTCGGCGGGATCGTCTTCTCGGGATCCGGGCCGAGCAGCACCAGCAGCACCATCACGACGAGGCAGCCGAGGAAGAACCAGATCGCGGCGGACTCCGACCCGAACAGCTGCAGAAGTCCGGCCGCCACGAACGGGCCGATGAAGATGCCGAGACGGAAGCTGCCGCCGAGCAGCGAGAGCGCTCTGGCACGGAACGCGATCGGCACCCGAGTGGTCATGAAGGCGTGGCGCGCGAGCCCGAAGGCGGCCGCGCAGAAGCCCAGCAGGAAGACCGACGCAGCGAGCACGGCCAACGACGGGGCGAGCACCATCCCGACGCCGGCAGCGATCGCGATCACGCCGGCGATCACCATCGTGACCCGCTCGCCGATGCGGGCTACCGCCCAGCCCGCCGGCAGGTTGCCGCACAGCTGACCGACGACCAGTGCGGAGGCCACGAGCGCCGCGAATGCGACATCCGCGCCCATCGCCGACGCGATCACCGGGATCAGCGGGATGACGGCGCCCTCGCCGAGGGAGAAGAGGACCGTGGGGAGATACACCATCGGTCCGAATCGCCTCAGGACCGTGGATGCGCTGCTCACTCGTTTCACGCTACTCCCGTTCCCGGGCCGTCGCCGTCCGCGCAGGCGGCACGGTACGCTGGAGCCGACATGCTCGAACTCGATCTCTCCGCCGACATCCAGGCCCTGCGACTCACCTACGGTGACATCCGCGAGGTGCTCGATGTCGAGACCATCCGCTCCGACATCGCCCGCCTCAGCGAGGAAGCCGGCGCGCCGGACCTCTGGGACGACCCCGAACGCGCCCAGAAGGTGACCAGCGCGCTGAGCCACCGGCAGTCGGCGCTCGCCCGGGTCGAGGGGATCGGTCGTCGGCTCGACGACCTCGAGGTGCTCGTCGACCTCGCGAACGAGATGGGTGACGAGGACTCCGCCGTCGAGGCCCGCGCCGAGCTCAACGCGCTCACCGAGATCATCAACCAGCTCGAAGTGCAGACGCTGATGGACGGCGAGTACGACGAGCGGTCCGCGATCATCACCATCCGCTCCGGTGCCGGCGGCGACGACGCCACCGACTTCGCCGAGATGCTGATGCGCATGTACCTGCGCTGGGCCGAGCGTCACAAGTACCCCGTGAAGGTGCTCGACACCTCCTACGCCGAGGGTGCGGGCATCAAGTCCGCGACCTTCGAGATCGACGCCCCCTATGCCTTCGGCACCGTGTCGGTCGAGGCCGGCACGCACCGTCTGGCCAGGATCAGCCCCTTCGGCTCGGCCGACAAGCGCCAGACCTCGTTCGCCGCGGTCGAGGTCATCCCGCTCATGGAGGAGGCGACCGAGGTCGACATCCCCGAGAGCGACATCCGCGTCGACGTCTTCCGCTCGTCCGGCCCCGGTGGCCAGTCGGTCAACACCACCGACTCCGCCGTGCGCCTCACGCACCTTCCGACCGGCATCGTCGTGTCGATGCAGAACGAGAAGTCGCAGATCCAGAACCGTGCTGCCGCGATGCGCGTGCTGCAGACCCGCCTCCTGCTGCTGCAGAAGGAGGAGGAGGCTGCGAAGAAGAAGGAGCTCGCCGGGAACATCACCGCGAGCTGGGGCGACCAGATGCGCTCGTACTTCCTCTACGGCCAGCAGCTCGTCAAGGACCTGCGCACCGGACACGAGTCCGGCAACCCGGCCGCCGTGTTCGACGGCGACCTCGACGGGTTCATCTCGGCCGGCATCCGCTGGCGCAAGCGCAAGGAAGAGGACTGAGCTCAGCGCTCTGACCTCAGCGCTCTGAGCGCGTTCCGAGTTCGCGCCTCGTTCAGCTCAGCGGGCGGCGCCCTCGAGCGTGCCGGTGATCTCCTCGTAGCTCACCGCGATGCACTGGATCGCCCGGTCGTTCCACCGATTCCACGAGGCCTCGGTCGGCACGAACCAGTAGTTGTCGAGCTCGGACTCCTCGTACGGCACCCCGATGAACGTCGCAAAGCCCGCGTCGCACTTCTCCGTGGCGAGCCTCTGGAGTTCGTCGTCACCCGGGAAATCGCCGTCCGGCGCGTCGAAGATGAGGTAGACCTCGTCGGTGTGCGGCTGGTCGCAGGGCACGATCGGGAGCTCGTAGATCTCGTCATCCCACTCGATCAGCGGCAGGCAGTGCCCGACCTCGAGGTCGCCGATCGGCACCGTCTCGGTGCCTTCGGGAAGCCCGCCGTCCGCGCCCGGATCCTCGGACTCCTCGGCGGAGGCCGACGGCGACGGAGTGGGGGAGGCGAGCCCGGTCATGCCGAGCGAGAGCAGCCCGACGCCGATCGCGAGCACCGAGCCGACGACGCCGACCGCCAGACCCGTGATGCCCGGCCACTTCGTCCCCGGAAGGAAGAGCGAGACGAGCGAGGCGACGAAGCCCGCGCCCAGCAGCACCCAGCCGACGACGGAGATCACCGGGATGCACGACAGGATGACGCCGACGACGACCACCGCGAGTCCGATGATGCCGAGGATCGACGCCCGGGTCTTCGGCTGCGCGGGAGTGAACTGACCAGGGTACGCGCCGGGCTGGCCCGACCATGGATACGGGTTCTGCGCGATCGCCGACGGGGCGTCAGCACGCGGATACGGGTCGGCGCCGGCATCCGCTGCCGGGCTCGGCGCCTGCCACACGTGCGGAGCGACGAAGGGCTGCTCGACCGGCGCGGAGGCGGCTGCGCCCTGTGCTGCCGAGGCCTGCACCGGCGCGGCAGAGGCCGGCACCGGTGCAGACTCGGCCTGCGGGGCGGGAGGGGCGGACTCGACGGTGTGCTGCGTCCACCCCGAGCCGTCCCACCAGCGTTGACGGCCCGAGCCGTCGTCGTACCACCCCGCCGGGGTCGTCATCGCTCCTGCCCGCTGTTCGGGATCAGCCGGCGGACGGCGTGATCGAGATGCGCGCGACCTCTTCGAGGAGCTCGTCGGTGAAGATGATCTCGTACGACTCGCTCTGCGCGACATCGAACGTGATGGTGCCGGTGATGGTGTCGCCGGCCGCGAGCTCCTCGGCGACGATCCCGTCGACGTAGTAGTCGTAGGTGCCCTCTGCGCCCTCGGCGGTCTCGATCGAGAAGTAGAAGGGGTTCACGTAGCTCGTGCCGGAGATGCCCTCGAAGGTGACATCGAGGATGACGTAGCCGCCGTTGGTCGACTCGATGCTCGAGCCGTCGGTGGTCGCCCACTTCGCCGAGTTGATCGTGACCTCGCTCGTGCCCGAGAGCTGCTCGATCGTCACGGGAGCACCGAGCTCGCCTTCGACGACCTCAGGGGTGTCGGTGCCGTCTTCGGTGCCACTGGACGGGGAGTCCGTCGGCAGGTCGTCGACGGCGTCGGCGACGCTCGCGACCGCGAACACGATCGCGACGATGACCGCGATGATCGTGCCAACGACGGACAGGATGAGCCCGGTGATGCCCGGCCACTTCTTGCCCTTCAGGAAGAGCGAGATCAGCGACACGATGAAGCCCGCGGCGAGCAGGATCCAGCCGAACACGAAGGTGACCGGGATGCAGGCGAGCAGCGTGCCGAGGGCGGCGAGACCGAGGCCGACGATGCCGACGATCGAGATGCCGGCCGGGGCTGCGGGTGCCGCAGCGCCGTAGGCGGGCGGGTAGCCGCCGGGCGCGCCGTAGTTCTGCCCGGCGGGAGCGTACGCCGCAGCGCCGGGGTAGCTGGGAGCGGCTGCCGGATATCCGGGAGCCGTCGGGTACGCCCCGGGCTGCGCGGGCGCTGCGCCAGGGTAGGAGGGAGCGGCGCCAGGGTAGGAGGGCGCTGCGGCGGGGTAAGAGGGGGCGGCATTCGCGTAGGGCGGCACGTCGCCGTCGAGCGGCGCCGTCGGACCGGTGCCTCCCGGGGCGACGAAGTCCTGCTGCGGGGCGGACTCGACGGCGGAGTCGGCAGGCGTGGCCGCCGGGGACTCTGAGGCCGCCCACGCGGGTGCGGCGTCGGGGGCTGCGACGTCTTCGGCGGGTGTCTGCGACGCGCTCTGCCCGACCGTGTCGTCTGCGGCATCCGTCGGTGCCGGGGTGTTCCAGGACTGGCTCTCCACCGCGGCCACGGACTGGATCGAATCGGCGGTCTCAGCCTCCGCGGCCGACCCCGTCGACGTCTCGGCCGATGCCCGGTCGTGGGTGGCATCCAGATCGTCCTCGGTGGAGGATGCTTCCGCAGCAGCATCTGCGGCGGTCGCCTCGACGGCGGACTCTGCTGCCGGGGCCTCCGCGACGGGTGCGAAGTGCTCCGTCCACTGCGTGCCGTCCCACCAGCGCTGGCGCCCGGATCCGTCGTCGTACCAGCCTGCAGGCGTCGTCATGGTGTTCCCCTCGAAGTCGTGGTCCACGCAGACGGCATGGATCGGCATCTCCATGTATATCAGTGGAGGCAGACGCTCAGGGAGTGCCCGGGGTGTCGCTCGCGGGCACACGACACGGCGCGCTTAGGCTCGAACAGCCATGATTCGGTTCGAGAACGTCACGAAACGCTACCGCGGGACCGCGAGGCCCGCGCTGTCCGGTGTCGACTTCGAAGTGCAGCGCGGGGAGTTCGTCTTCCTCGTCGGTGCCTCGGGGTCCGGCAAATCGTCCTGCCTGCGGCTCATCCTGAGGGAGGACGTGCCGACGACAGGTCGCGTCGCCGTGCTCGGACGTGATCTTCGCTCGCTCGCGAACCGCAAGGTGCCGTACTTCCGGCGCCACATCGGATCCGTCTTCCAGGACTTCCGCCTGCTCCCGTCGAAGACGGTCTACCAGAACGTGGCGTTCACGCTGCAGGTGACCGGCTCCTCCCGCGGCTTCATCCAGCAGGCGGTGCCGGAGGCTCTCGCCCTCGTCGGACTCGACGGCAAGCAGAAGCGGATGCCGCACGAGCTCTCCGGTGGAGAGCAGCAGCGCGTCGCGATCGCCAGGGCGCTCGTCAACCGCCCCCAGGTGCTGCTCGCCGACGAGCCGACCGGAAACCTCGACCCCGCCACCTCGGTCGACATCATGCAGCTGCTCGCGCGCATTAACGCCGGAGGCACGACTGTGCTCATGGCCACTCACGAGGCGGCGTTCGTCGACCAGATGCAGCGTCGGGTCATCGAGCTCCGTGACGGCGAGATGGTGCGTGACGAGGTGCACGGCGGATACGGCGACACCTCCAACATCCCTCGACTCGTGCCGGAGGAGGTGCGAGGCGCGGCGGCCGCCGCAGCCCTCACCGCGGTCCAGGAGGTGCAGCGCCAGACCTCCGACCTCTCGATCGTCCGGGCGGCCCTCGCCGAGGAGCTGAGTGCCCAGCGCAAGGCCGCAGCGGCGTCGTCCGACGCCGTGCCGACGGCATCCGAGACTCCCGAGGCGCAGGCCGCACCGCTCGAGGAGCCGGTCGTCGAGCAGCCGGTCGTCGAGCAGGTCGCTGCGCGGATGCCCGGTGAGACGACCCCCGTCGCTCCCGCCGGTCCGCGCACGCACCCGATCGTGCTTCCCGAGGTCGACGTCGCCGAACTCGGGGTGGCCGATCGACTCGGCCTCTCTGATGACGGCGCAGAGGAAGTGGGCCCGACCTCATGAGAATCGGACTCATCCTCACCGAGGTCCTCGGCGGCCTGCGGCGCAACATCTCGATGGTGATCTCCGTCGTCCTGGTGACCTTCGTCTCGCTGACCTTCGTCGGCGCAGCCATCCTCATGCAGGCGCAGATCGGCACGATGCGCGGTTACTGGACCGAGCGGGCGCAGGTCGCGGTCTACATGTGCTCGGACATCTCCGAGCAGGACACCTGTGTCGACGGCGGTGCCTCTGAGGACCAGGTGAATGCCGTCCGCGACCAGCTGGAGGGCGAGGCGCTCGCGCCGCTCATCAGCGAAGTCACCTTCGACTCGAAGGAAGACACCTACGCCAAGCTGGTCGACCAGCTGGGCGAGGACCAGGCCAGCGTGATCACGCCGGACCAGGCGTTCGAGGTGTTCTTCGTGACGATGAAGGACCCTGGGCAATCCCAGGTCATCGCGGAGGCGTTCAACGGCGTCGCCGGGGTCGAGCAGGTCCAGGACCAGCTGCAGTACCTCGAACCCCTCTTCTCGGCCCTCACCGTCGCGACGTACATCGCCGTTGGGATCGCCGTGCTCATGCTCATCGCCGCCATCCTGCTGATCGGCACGACCATCCGGCTATCCGCGTATGCGCGGCGCAAGGAGATCGGGATCATGCGTCTGGTCGGCGCCTCGAACCGCTTCATCCAAACGCCGTTCGTGCTGGAGGGCGTCTTCGCCGCATTCCTCGGGTCCGTCCTGGCGAGTGCCGCCGTGGTCGCAGGTGTGCACTTCGGTGTCGACGGCTACCTGCGAGGGCGCGTCCCGTTCATCACGACCTGGGTCTCGATGAGGGACGCCGCGATCGTGGTGCCGGTCCTGATCGGCATCGGCGTGGTGCTCGCCGCGCTCTCGGCAGGCTTCGCGATCCGTCGCTGGCTGCGCACGTGAGCCGCCCGTCGGTATAGACTGACAGGCTGTCGTGCGCCCGCCACCGGGCTCTGGAGCCACTGCACGGCACGGATCAGGAGAGAATCATGCCCAGGGAACGCGGGGAGAAGGTCATCGCGACCAATCGTCGCGCACGTCACGACTACAACATCGAGAAGTCGTACGAGGCGGGGATGGTGCTCACCGGCACCGAGGTGAAGTCGCTGCGCCAGGGGCGCGCGAATCTGAGCGACGGCTACGCGTTCGTCAAGGGCAACGAGGTGTTCCTCGACTCCGTGCACATCCCGGAGTACTCGCAGGGCCACTGGACCAACCACTCGGCCAAGCGCGTCCGCAAGCTGCTGCTGCACCGCGAGGAGATCGCGAAGCTGCAGCATGCCGTCTCGGCCGGTGGCTACACGCTGATCCCGCTCAAGCTGTACTTCTCCGACGGTCGGGCCAAGGTCGAGATCGCTCTCGCCAAGGGCAAGCGCGAGTTCGACAAGCGCCAGACGCTGCGCGAGCGTCAGGACACCCGCGAGGCCGAGCGCGCGATGCGCCTGCGCAACCGCGTCGGCGAGTGATCAGCTCTCGGTAGCGAACCCGAAGACGCGGCCGAGGAACGAGTACTCGCGCTCGAGCGCATCCACGATCGTCTCCTTCGCACGGAACCCGTGTCCCTCACCCGGGTAGAGGACGTACTCGTGATCGATCCCGCGCGCAGCCAGTGCGTCGCGGATGGCCTCCGACTGCGACGGCGGCACCACCCGGTCATCCGCTCCCTGCATCAGCAGCACCGGCACATCGATCCGGTCCGCATGGGTCAGGGGAGAGCGGTCGACGTAGAGATCCTCGGCCTCCGGCAGCGGGCCGACGAGACCGTCGATGTAATGCGCCTCGAAGTCGGGGGAGTGCGCGGTCAGCATCCGCAGGTCGGCCACGCCGTAGCGGCTGATGCCCGCCGCGAACGTGCCGCCTCGGACGAGGGCGGACAGCACCGTCCAGCCGCCGGCAGATCCGCCGCGGATCGCGATGCGGTGAGGATCCGCGAGGCCGGCCTCGGCGAGGCCGCGGGCGGCGGCGATGACATCGTCGACGTCCACGACGCCCCATGCCCCGTCGAGGCGCTCACGATAGGCGCGTCCGTAGCCGGTGGAGCCGCCGTAGTTCACGTCGAGCACGCCGATGCCCCGGCTCGTCCAGAACGCGATGGCGGCCGATGCGGCTCCCGTGACGTGCGCGGTGGGACCGCCGTGCACCCACACGATGTAGGGCGCGAGCTCGCCCTCGGGTGCCGACGTCGTCGGGTTCGCCGGGGAGTACACGAAGGCGTGCACGTCGCCGTGCGCTCCCTTCACGACCAGTGAGGAGGCTGCGGGCATCCAGTCGGGGTCGACGGGCTCGGCACCGGTGATCGCCGTGACCTCACCCGAGTCCACGTCGACGCACCACACGCCAGGCGATGTCGTCGAGCTGTTCCCGGAGAGCAGCACCCGGGTGCCTGAGACGTCGTCGACGCTGACATGTCCGTCGGCGGGGAGCTCGAGCACCCGGGCGGCACCGTCGTGATCGAGGAGGACGACCTCGTCGCGTCCTTCGGTCCGCACGGCGACGAGACGCCCGTCATCGAGCGGCCGGTACCAGCGGTTGCCCAGCACCCAGAGCCCGTATCCGGTGTCGGCGTCGACGTCGTCGTCACCCACGGGCTCCGCCGGCCCGAGCGCTCGGAGATTCTCGATGCGCTGACGGTGCAGCGTCCAGCGACGGGAGGGATCGTCGGCGTAGACGAGTTCCGTGTCATCCAGCCATTCGGGCTGCAGAGCCGCGCGGGCGGGCAGCTCGACGGCGGTCGCACCGTCCGAGAGCTTGAGGGCGGCATGTTGCCACGGCATCCGCCGTCCCGACCACTCGACCCAGGCGATGCGGGTACCGTCGGGGGAGAGGGCGGGATGCGCGTAGAACGACTCGCCCTCGACGACCACGTGCAGTCGAGAGGCGTCGTCGTGCGCCGAACCGTCGGTGGGGATCTCGATGATCGCCCGGCGGTGAGGGTCCTGCGTCAGGTCTTCCCTGACGGCGAACAGGCGGCCCTGCTGCAACCGCAGGCCGCCGTGGGCGGGGCCCGCGGGGGTCAGCGGGGCCGGTGTGCCGCCCCGCGGCATCCGATGCACGCGCTGATCTGAAGCGGCCACGAAGTAGAGAGTGCCGTCGTCGTCGGCTGTCCATGCCCCGCCGCCGTACTCGTGCACCCGCGAGCGAGCGCTCCAGGGGGCGGGAAGGATGTCGGCCCCGGTCGAGCTGCGCACGGTCAGGCGCCCGCCCTCGGAGGGGACGGATTCGCCCCACCAGATCTCCTCGCCGACGAATAGGGCGCCGTCGATCCGTGGTGCGGCGGTGGCGACAGTGGCGGGGGAGAAGGGAGAGGGCCAGGTACCGAACGGCGACGACATGCTCCGAGCCTATGGTGCCGACCGACGGCCCGCATCGGGCGGAGTGCGGACGACGGTGCCGCGCATGACGAAGGCTCCTCCTGTGCAGGAGGAGCCTTCGCGGGAGTCAGACGGCGCGCAGCACGGCCACGATCTTGCCGAGGATGACGGCTTCGTCACCCAGGATCGGCTCGAACGCGGAGTTGCGCGGCAGCAGCCACGTGTGGCCGTCACGGCGACGCAGCACCTTGACCGTGGCCTCGCCGTCGAGCATGGCCGCGACGATCTCGCCGTTCTCCGCGCTGTTCTGCGACCGGACGACGACCCAGTCGCCGTCGCAGATCGCCGCGTCGATCATCGACTCGCCCGAGACGTTGAGCATGAAGAGGTCGCCCTTGCCGACGAGCTGCCGGGGAAGGGGGAAGATCTCCTCGACCTGCTGATCGGCGGTGATCGGAACCCCGGCGGCGATACGCCCGACCAGGGGGACGAGTGCGGCGTCGCCGACAGGCGTCGCGACATCGGCGGGGTTCTCGCCGCTCGTACCGGGCAGGTCGATGAGCACCTCCATGGCACGCGTCTTGCCCGGATCGCGCCGCAGGTAGCCGCTGAGCTCGAGCTGACCGAGCTGATGGGTGACGCTCGACAGCGACTTCAGGCCGACGGCGTCGCCGATCTCGCGCATGCTGGGCGGGTAGCCGTGCCGGCTGATCGAGGTCTGGATGACCTCGAGGATCGCCATCTGCTTGGGACTCAGGCTCTTCCGGCGACGCGTTCGCGGGACGTCGGACTCGGGTGCGGAGTTCTCGCTCATGGTGCTCCTCAGGTATGCGATCCGGCGTCTCAGTTCGAATGTCGGAGGTCCGTGGTGGGGTATCCGTATCGAAACCGTATCCGAGAATCGCGCTGATGTGGAAGATCTGTTCGAGCGTGTCGGCCGAATATCGGATGTGTTTTTCGAAGAACGCTTGACAGATGTTCGAATTCGAAGATACCTTCGGAACGTAGCTTCGCATCAAAGGCTCCCGGCCGAGACGCGGATGCGAACGCTACGCCAACTTCACCGTTTCGGCGGGAGATGCAGAGGAGCCACGACATGAGCACCATCACCTTCAGCACCGCAGCAGTAGTTCTTCCGGTTCGCCCGGCGACGCGGCTCAAGCTGACGGCGCGTGGCCGCCGTGTCGTCCTCGCGATCGCGGCAGTGCCGCTCGCCGTGGGGATCGGCTTCGCCGCTCTCAGCGGCGGCAGCGCGATGGCATCGGGAGAGCAGGTGGCCACCGCGTCGTTCGCCACCGTGACGGTGATGCCGGGCGACACCCTGTGGTCGATCGCCGAGAGCATCGCACCGGCTGCCGATCCGCGCGAGGTCATCGGCGACATCACCCGCTTGAACGTCCTGCACGGCGGCGAGCTGCAGATCGGTCAGGAACTGGCCATCCCCGCGCAGTACTCCGAGTGAGGCCCCGCGCAGTCCTTCTGCGTCATGACGAGAGTCGAGTGGTCTGACGCGGCCTACCATGGGAAGGGTGACTGCATCACTGTCTGACCTCCCGCTTCGCGACGACCTTCGAGGCCTCACGCCGTATGGCGCTCCTCAGGCTCCGCTTCCGATCGCCCTGAACGTCAACGAGAACACGCATCCCGTGCCGGATGCCGTGGCGAGCGACATCCTCGACGACATCGCGGTCGCATTGCGGGATGTGAATCGGTACCCCGACCGTGAGTTCACAACGCTGCGCGAGGGATTCGCGGAGTATCTCGGACATGGACTCCAGCCCGAACAGATCTGGGCGGGCAACGGATCGAACGAGGTGCTCCAGCACATCCTCCAGGCGTTCGGGGGACCGGGGCGCACGGCGTTCAGCTTCGCACCGACGTACTCGATGTACCCGCTCATCGCCCAGGGCACGGGCGCGCGCTGGATCGCAGGCGCCCGCCAGCCCGACTACACGATCACGCCCGATGAGGCGGCCGCGCAGGTCGAGGAGCTCGACCCCGACGTCATCCTGCTGTGTTCCCCGAACAACCCCACGGGCACCCCGCTCGGTCTCGACGTGGTCGAGGCCGTCTACGAGGCGTCGCGCGGCATCGTGATCGTCGATGAGGCGTACCAGGAGTTCGCGCCGCACGAGGCGCCGTCGGCGCTGACTCTGCTCGACGGGCGACCGCGCCTCGCGGTGTCGCGCACGATGAGCAAGGCCTTCGCGTTCGCGGGAGCACGAGTGGGCTATCTTGCCGCCGACCCCGCGTTCATCGACGCTCTCCGCCTCGTGCGTCTGCCGTACCACCTGAGCGCCCTGACACAGGCGGCAGCGATCGCCGCTCTGCGCAACTCCGAGGTCATGCTGGGCATGGTCGAGGAGATCGTGGAACAGCGCGATCGCATCTCCGCCACCCTCGAGGCGCTGGGGTACACGCCCCACGAATCGTGGTCGAACTTCGTCCTGTTCGGCGGCGTCGCCGAACCGCAGCGGGTCTGGCAGCAGCTCTACGACCGAGGCGTCCTCATCCGCGATGTCGGAATCCCTGGACACCTGCGCGTCACCGCCGGCACCGAGGCGGAGACCACCGCGTTCCTCGACGCCCTCGCCTCGATAGGATCGGCTTCATGAGCAGCCCCGTCCAGACCCCGCGCACCGCCTCGCGTGTGCGCAGCACGTCGGAGTCCACCGTCGAGCTCGAACTGAACCTCGACGGCACCGGTGCGAGCCGCATCGACACGTCGGTGCCGTTCTTCGACCACATGCTCACGGCCTTCGCGAAGCACTCGCTCACCGACCTCACGGTGCGCGCCTCCGGTGACACGCAGATCGATGCGCACCACACGGTCGAGGACGTCTCGATCGTGCTCGGACAGGCCATCCTCGAGGCGCTCGGCGACAAGTCGGGCATCTCCCGCTACGGCGATGCGCTGGTGCCTCTCGACGAGGCGCTCGCGCAGGCGGTCGTCGACATCTCGGGGCGTCCCTACCTCGTGCACACCGGGGAGCCCGCAGGATTCGAGCACCACCTGATCGGCGGCCACTTCACGGGATCGCTGGTGCGTCACTCGTTCGAGGCCATCAGCTTCAACGCCGCGCTCACCGTGCACGTCCGGGTCCTCGGCGGCCGCGATCCGCACCACATCGCGGAGGCGGAGTACAAGGCGTTCGCCCGCGCGTTCCGTCAGGCCAAGGCTCTGGATCCGTCTGTGGACGGCATCCCCTCGACCAAGGGCGCACTGTGAGCAGCGCGCCTCGTGTCGCCGTCTTCGACTATGAATCCGGCAACGTCCACTCGGCGGTCAAGGCGCTCGTCGCGGCGGGTGCGGATGCGGTGCTCACCCGCGACCGCAAGGAGGCGCTCGAAGCCGACGGCCTCGTCGTGCCAGGCGTCGGCGCATTCCAGGCCGTCCGTGATGCGCTCTTCGCGCACGGCGGTGACGAGATCATCGATCGACGCCTCGCCGGAGGTCGCCCCGTGCTCGGGATCTGCGTCGGCATGCAGGTGCTCTTCGCGCACGGCGTCGAGCGCGGTCACGACACCGAGGGCCTGGCCGAGTGGCCGGGAGCCGTCACCGAGCTCAACGCTCCCGTGCTTCCGCACATGGGATGGAACACGGTCGAGCCGGGCTCCGACTCGGTGCTCTTCCGGGGTATCGAGAACGAGCGCTTCTACTTCGTGCACTCCTACGCCGCGCAGTCGTGGGAACTCGATGTGATCCCGCCGTTCCCGCAGCCGGTGCTCACCTGGTCGACGTACGGGGACCCGTTCCTCGCCGCTGTCGAGAACGGACCGCTGTCGGCCACCCAGTTCCACCCCGAGAAGTCCGGGGATGCGGGCATCCAGCTCCTCCGCAACTGGGTCGACAGTCTCCGCGGCTGACAGCGCGCGCTGACGGGCGTCGCACGCCCCCGACCGGTCCGCGCTGTCAGAACCCGCGAGCGACCGCGGCGGCAGCAGACAACCACGCCTGCTGCGTCGGCGCCGCGAGACCCCGAAGGCGCAGGTGACCGTCGACCATCTCACGGTCGAACGGGATGCTGACGACCTCACGAGCCAGCGGCTGGTAGCCCGCCACGACCTCAGCGACATCCGCGGACGACGCCTTCGGATCGGCCTGACTGACGACGACGACCGAATCGCGGGCCAGGCGGGCTGACCGCTCGTCGCGATCCTCCAGCGCCTCGAGAAGCAGTGCTCCTGCTTCGGCGTGGTCGTCGCGGGTCGTCGTGGCGACGACGATCTGGTCGGCGAGATCGATCATCCGCAGCCACATCGGGTCGGACTCGTCATTGCCGGAGTCGATGATGATCAGGCGGTAGAACTTCGCTGCC
This genomic interval from Microbacterium hydrocarbonoxydans contains the following:
- a CDS encoding prolyl oligopeptidase family serine peptidase — translated: MSSPFGTWPSPFSPATVATAAPRIDGALFVGEEIWWGESVPSEGGRLTVRSSTGADILPAPWSARSRVHEYGGGAWTADDDGTLYFVAASDQRVHRMPRGGTPAPLTPAGPAHGGLRLQQGRLFAVREDLTQDPHRRAIIEIPTDGSAHDDASRLHVVVEGESFYAHPALSPDGTRIAWVEWSGRRMPWQHAALKLSDGATAVELPARAALQPEWLDDTELVYADDPSRRWTLHRQRIENLRALGPAEPVGDDDVDADTGYGLWVLGNRWYRPLDDGRLVAVRTEGRDEVVLLDHDGAARVLELPADGHVSVDDVSGTRVLLSGNSSTTSPGVWCVDVDSGEVTAITGAEPVDPDWMPAASSLVVKGAHGDVHAFVYSPANPTTSAPEGELAPYIVWVHGGPTAHVTGAASAAIAFWTSRGIGVLDVNYGGSTGYGRAYRERLDGAWGVVDVDDVIAAARGLAEAGLADPHRIAIRGGSAGGWTVLSALVRGGTFAAGISRYGVADLRMLTAHSPDFEAHYIDGLVGPLPEAEDLYVDRSPLTHADRIDVPVLLMQGADDRVVPPSQSEAIRDALAARGIDHEYVLYPGEGHGFRAKETIVDALEREYSFLGRVFGFATES
- the lexA gene encoding transcriptional repressor LexA; its protein translation is MSENSAPESDVPRTRRRKSLSPKQMAILEVIQTSISRHGYPPSMREIGDAVGLKSLSSVTHQLGQLELSGYLRRDPGKTRAMEVLIDLPGTSGENPADVATPVGDAALVPLVGRIAAGVPITADQQVEEIFPLPRQLVGKGDLFMLNVSGESMIDAAICDGDWVVVRSQNSAENGEIVAAMLDGEATVKVLRRRDGHTWLLPRNSAFEPILGDEAVILGKIVAVLRAV
- a CDS encoding LysM peptidoglycan-binding domain-containing protein gives rise to the protein MSTITFSTAAVVLPVRPATRLKLTARGRRVVLAIAAVPLAVGIGFAALSGGSAMASGEQVATASFATVTVMPGDTLWSIAESIAPAADPREVIGDITRLNVLHGGELQIGQELAIPAQYSE
- the ftsX gene encoding permease-like cell division protein FtsX — its product is MRIGLILTEVLGGLRRNISMVISVVLVTFVSLTFVGAAILMQAQIGTMRGYWTERAQVAVYMCSDISEQDTCVDGGASEDQVNAVRDQLEGEALAPLISEVTFDSKEDTYAKLVDQLGEDQASVITPDQAFEVFFVTMKDPGQSQVIAEAFNGVAGVEQVQDQLQYLEPLFSALTVATYIAVGIAVLMLIAAILLIGTTIRLSAYARRKEIGIMRLVGASNRFIQTPFVLEGVFAAFLGSVLASAAVVAGVHFGVDGYLRGRVPFITTWVSMRDAAIVVPVLIGIGVVLAALSAGFAIRRWLRT
- the smpB gene encoding SsrA-binding protein SmpB translates to MPRERGEKVIATNRRARHDYNIEKSYEAGMVLTGTEVKSLRQGRANLSDGYAFVKGNEVFLDSVHIPEYSQGHWTNHSAKRVRKLLLHREEIAKLQHAVSAGGYTLIPLKLYFSDGRAKVEIALAKGKREFDKRQTLRERQDTREAERAMRLRNRVGE
- a CDS encoding histidinol-phosphate transaminase, with the protein product MGRVTASLSDLPLRDDLRGLTPYGAPQAPLPIALNVNENTHPVPDAVASDILDDIAVALRDVNRYPDREFTTLREGFAEYLGHGLQPEQIWAGNGSNEVLQHILQAFGGPGRTAFSFAPTYSMYPLIAQGTGARWIAGARQPDYTITPDEAAAQVEELDPDVILLCSPNNPTGTPLGLDVVEAVYEASRGIVIVDEAYQEFAPHEAPSALTLLDGRPRLAVSRTMSKAFAFAGARVGYLAADPAFIDALRLVRLPYHLSALTQAAAIAALRNSEVMLGMVEEIVEQRDRISATLEALGYTPHESWSNFVLFGGVAEPQRVWQQLYDRGVLIRDVGIPGHLRVTAGTEAETTAFLDALASIGSAS
- the hisB gene encoding imidazoleglycerol-phosphate dehydratase HisB; this encodes MSSPVQTPRTASRVRSTSESTVELELNLDGTGASRIDTSVPFFDHMLTAFAKHSLTDLTVRASGDTQIDAHHTVEDVSIVLGQAILEALGDKSGISRYGDALVPLDEALAQAVVDISGRPYLVHTGEPAGFEHHLIGGHFTGSLVRHSFEAISFNAALTVHVRVLGGRDPHHIAEAEYKAFARAFRQAKALDPSVDGIPSTKGAL